Below is a genomic region from Micropterus dolomieu isolate WLL.071019.BEF.003 ecotype Adirondacks linkage group LG16, ASM2129224v1, whole genome shotgun sequence.
CAAAATACAAAGCTAACTAGCCGTGGTCACACAAAACATCGCTATTACTGACACAACGTGCTATCATACGACAGTGTGGTTTTACTTTAACGTTGTGTTTATTGCCACCCTCGTTTAATGATCTTAAACTAATTTATACTTAGCACGAGCCCCTAATACTAGTCGTGCATTACAAGCTAACTTAATTAACTGTTAACTTAACGtcagctaacgttaatgtcaactCCCCACTAGCGAGATACAGCTTTGGTAATGCTAGGTACAGTTCATGTAGGTAAATAACGTTATATCTTTTGACAACTTGATTATTGCCTCGAGAAGTTAGACgaataaataactttatttattttttttatattgtgggTCCACATATCAAAGACTTAACGTTAGCGGGGACTATGTAAAGTGATGTGTTGCCTGCTTGTCCAACCTCCAGTTAATCTTTAGCCGAATTTGTGGCTACTGATATTAATTCCGACTAACGTAGGCTGACTTTGAACCAACATGTAAGGCAGATAACAGTTTTTGTATATTGGTGATTATTGTTTAGTGACAGAAGGCAGACATTTTGGACTCCAGAGCGCGGGGTGGGAAAGAGGCGGCGCCCGTTTCTCTGATATCAGCTGTCGTCCACGTCAACACACATAGAAATAGCCTCtattgttaaataaaacaatctgaCAGTGGTTCCTACAGCGTTTATCATGGCTTGAAATATTCAAGTACATACatttgtttggtgtgtgtgtgtgtggtgttttatttatattttttttattttggttttgacTACTTTAAGGCGTGTTGTTACAGTGATAAACGTACCAACATGCGGGGTTGAGGTGAATTCAGGTCAGGCTAGAGTGTTACAGTGCACAACCATTGAGGAAGCAATTTCCTACACATAATCTacaacttattttatattttactgggAATTTCTCTTAACTAATGCAACATAACTAAAGCTTTCAAGGTTTGAAAGATGAACTTCTGTAAATTCTCACAACACTCCCACACTTTATTTTCAGAaagacctttttaaaatatcacacGTGGACTGTGTTTTGGAGTGCCTGCTGTCTGCAGGTTTTAATTCGAATTAACCATATTCTGGAAGTCTTTCAATGAAAGTAATCGCTGTGGCAGATTGTCAGTTGACAGTTTCTGTCACGTCTGACCCCTGTCTCTCCAACCTGAACATAATGTCGTGTTTACACAGCAGAAGTGTGGGTTGCCCTTGACCCTAACAACATGGTGCATTTTCATGAGATAATGAAAGTGCAGCAGGATAACGCGTGCAAAGGACACAAGTGATTAGATAACTGCAGCATTTCCTACAGTACCTGTCGGTAGCTGGGGTTACATAATGAAGTCACACAGACCTGTGCTAATTCGCTTGATGTGATAAGGCTCAGTTATATTTCCTGTGCTTAGAtgtatctgtctctctttctccaggAGGGCAGCATGGAAATGTGCAGCCTTTCAGTGATGAGGATGCCTCCATTGAGACCCTCAGTCATTGCAGCAGCTTCAGTGACACCACCAGTGTAGCAGATGAAGGTAGGTTTGTGTGTTATATGTGTCAGTCTTTGTTTGAACGTGCTGTCAGAGTGTGTTTCTGCATGGACCggtgttttcagtttgtgtaCACTCATTAGCAAAAAGGAATGTACTAGATGCCAAGCCTATTTCTTGGTTTGAATTTTACTAAGCTTGTCTTGTCACTAGGCAAACATTTGAGTAGAACTACCAGTTTCAGTTTTTCTTGGAATCATAGACCTCCTAAGCGATAGATGACCCTTCTGTGAAAAGTGCAGTTCATCCAATGTTTTGTGAACAGTAACTAATATCAATTCTTTGAAGCATATCCGGCAAGTGTACATTAACTAAATCTTGTGGTGTTGCCAGGTGGAGAGGCCAGTGAGGACACAGCCCAGGAGGATTTCCAGTACAAGCTGAAGGGGTTCATAGACAGCACGGTGGATAAGAGGTAAAACTCCTGTCTGAGTTAAACGGTCTATGTACCTGTTTTCTGATCTTCTGCACACTAAGGCTGTAAAAGTAATCTAACAAAATAGATGTACAGTGTTGTGAAATAATACCCTTGAAAGTTTCTATCAACATGCGTTTAATATGGTTTAAAAggctaatttttttttttttactaggatAGTAGCCCGACTTTAGAGTGCCACTGTCAATCACAGCAGAAAGTTATCAGTGGGCTTTGCAGCAGTAGAGTTAAAAGTAGACTTCATCCCTAAAAAGGCTCAGCAACATTGGTCTGCTGAAGGTGATATTAAACACACAGTATGTAACTTCTGCCACTaggggtctctcacatcaaaacaaaaaccaacaaaagaAGTAGTTTGACGGCGATGTATCTATCTGATGTGACTCGAGCAGAAATCAGGTTCGCGGACGAGGTAACGTATTAAAAGTTTTATGCACGTTACGTTGAGTCACGTTCTCCcacttccttcctccctctgatGTAGCCCAGGTTTCCCTAGAAGTTGTAGCAACTAGAAGGGGTAGAGGACATGACACCATTTACAGGTGACCAAATGATACGCACCATTACCTTGAATAATATTATGGATTTCTCTGGGTTTGAACATTATTCAACTCAACAAATATACAACGCATGTGTAGTCGTATTTTAGAAGTTTTGATGTcgaaatatatacatatatggtAAGGAAGTAGGGATGCACAAGTAGTGCCACTTTACTGCCAATACCGTTTGGGAATGACGTTTTGAGGTTATACTTACAACACATTAGCTCAATATAGTGAACCTCCTGAACATGATAGACAAACATTATAGATATTTTTGATCACTTGAGAATGATTGACACAATTCACTTTTTCACTTCAAGGGTTTGTTTTGATTTAGTTAGTTACAGAAACTAACATTGGCTCACCAAATCGAtcaaatgaattgttctttatTGTTTCAATCACTTTAACTCATAGGACTTCATCCAAGCTATTAGCCGAAGCAGAGGGTGTTCAGTAGGGAAATGgctttttgtacaaataaaatccaactgAAAATAGAGTATtgagcttgatttatactcctgcgtagggtctacgtgcgtagccaggcatttatacttgtgcatcTGTGTATCTgacattctgcaattacaccagATACCAGATAATGCCTCTGTTTCTTTGCAAACTAAAGTCATTGTGGGAAAGACTGCTTATACAAATTGCGAGCTTGGTCTCTTCTCCCTGGTAACCTCTATGCTAATAACTTTTTCCATCAGTAGACTATGTTGTATTTCCTCCCACAATTCTGTTCACCGCACTGCATgttagcctttcaaaacaaaatcaacgTGGTAGTTAACGAATTACATGTGCACTAtagtgttcactgtcgctttacctagtccgtgcttgtaaaatatccacaatgTCCGCGACTTGTAATGTAatgactctgtgtttctccGAAAAATGCTACAATATCTCGCCAAGAGAGgcgcaaacgctggcaggactttacgaaacattaattaactcaacatcagaCTATCTGTAAACGGTTTATACTGacataccgcccagccctatgAAAGACTAATCAGCCCGGTTACTAGTCACGGCCGATCAAGATGAAAACCTTCCAGTTATCAGTCCATCtcccttttttctcttcctgaTGTTGCGTTGTCCAGCATCAGCATTGATATTGAAGGAGAGAGATTCATTTGTTTATTGGCAATAATGACTGTTTTTGCACCTGTTTCCTCAGTGCTAAGACCAGACAAGGAGCACTGGATGGGCTTAAGACTGCAATGGCCACACGGATCCTGTATGAGTTCATCTCAGAGAGAAGGATGACCATCACAGACAGCATCGAACGCTGCCTCAAGAAAGGTATCGGAAGGgttaattaaacagttattCCAACTGTCTGGTTCTGTTCCCTAATGGCACAACCGATGGGTGATAGATTTGGCATTGTTTCTTAAAGCATGTCTGATAAGTGGAGAAATGCTGTGTTTAAACAGACTGTTCTGTAGTTGTACATGTTAGCCATGTTATTTTAATAGGATCTCTgatatctttatataatatGGTCAAGTTAATCACCTCAGCTTTATGTCTTCAGCTCTACTCATGACAAATTTCCCCTGATGTCCACCACTCTCCCTGTCAGGCAAAGGCGAGGAGCAGCGAGCAGCAGCTTCTTTAGCATGCTTGCTGTGTATCCAGCTGGGCTCGGGCATCGAGAGCGAGGAAGTGTTCAAGACCCTGAAACCAATATTCAAAAACATCCTGGCCGACGGATCAGCCAACATACAAGCCAGACAGGCTGTGAGTACCTGATTTTTGTCCGTGGCAAAGCAGTTAGGTCACTGGAAGAATGCATTGTTGACAAGTTGCAGAACAGCAGCCACACTGTACTTGTGGCTGTCTGGATTTTTCTGAAACGTGTATACTGTGGAAAGTCAACTGAACAATTTCTGTTCCTCTTAATAGGTGGCGACAAGTCTGGGCCTCTGTACTTTAGTTGCAGAAGATGACATTTTGGTAAGTTCTTGATCACTTTTGGCATCTTCTGAAGTTTGACACCTCTGGGCTTGAGGGCAAGCTGCAGTGATGTCTCTTCTACAACCTTTTGTCAGTAATTTATTTGTACTCGTTATCAGTTGTGACATCGTGCCTCATTCAGTCTTAACATTCATGATGTCAACAGCACTGGCAGCTGAACTCAAATGTGCCTCAGTAATGACTCGGTTATTTATGATGACTGGTGTCTTATTTTCTTAAGTGTCTTTAAACagtctttttaaattttgtgttGCAAGCTCCAGTCTTAATCAAAACAAACCCTTTAAGTGAAAATATTATGCCTGCTGCTTCTTGTTCTAGGACGTGCATGCTACCATGGAGTGCTTTGAGAACCTGTTCACCCGGTCCTATGCTAGGGTGGACGGTACGTGTTCTTTGATCAGTCCCCAGACAAGCCAGCTCCACACCAATGCGCTCCTGTCCTGGGCACTGCTGCTCACCATCTGCACTGCCAACCAGCTCAAAGACATCCTGCGCAAGTAAGACCCACCGTCAACCCTTCAACTGAGTTTCACAgtcaaatgttttctgtttaccTCAAatacttaaatttttttttttttattctactgCAACCCAGACAAGTATTGCAAAACACCTTTTTTGAATGCATCTTTTTTGTTGCACAGACACCTGCCTAAACTGCCGCGATTGCTGGAAAGTGAGGATGTCAACATGAGAATTGCGGCAGGGGAGACCATTGCCCTGCTCTTTGAGCTGGCCAGAGACATGGAGTCTGTAAgttcatgttgtttttaatatCCAGGATTCTGTCTTTCCTGTAGTAAGGTGTAGTCCACTATTTTGACTAAATTAGATGCAAAACGATAAATGGACTGTGCTTGTAtggtgcctttctagtcttctgaccactcaaagtacTTTGCAATACATGACAGTcaccacattcacacacttggggcacagccttcaggagcaatttggggtatcttgcccaagaacactttgacatgcagacagGAGGGGCCAGGGATCAAAACACCAACCTTAAGATTGGTGGTCGACTTGCTGTAGGGTCTACCtccttgcgtgtgtgtgtgtgtgtgtgtgtgcgcgcgcgcacgcatcttttttttggtttgtccAGTGtgatgtcttatttttttttttttgttgttggtcaTAGATGCATCCATTGCTTTCTGTGTGTCTCCTAGGACTTTGAGTTTGATGACTGGGAAGAACTGTGTGATAAACTGAACATGTTGGCCACAGACTGTAACAAACACAGAGCCAAGACGGACAAGAGGAAGCAGCGCTCTGTGTTCAGGGACGTACTTAAGGCTGTTGAGGTGAGTGTTTAGTGTCCATTGAAAGACTGCAGATTTCTTCTCaaacttcttcctcctcttatCCTGCGTGGGTTAAAGTGACAGGCTAGAGATTCTGCGTTTTTAGTGTAGATGAATTAAGAGGGGGCACAAGGGTCTGTTTTTGGCTAGTCCTTTTTCTCACTTCCCTCTGTTCTTTCAGGAGGGTGACTTCCAGTCTGAGACTATTCGCTTTGGGACCGAGCGCATGACCATTGATAGCTGGGTCAGAAAGAGGACATATGATGCCTTCAGAGAGTTTGTGGGCTCTGGGATGAACTACCAtctacaggtgtgtgtgtgtgtgtaatattttaaatattggtGGAGTGTGGCatacactttttttaaatttgtgccAAACTCAAAAGTTAAGTGCATGAAAGTCgacattttaattgaattgcACTGTGGAGTTGTGAGTTTGGGTTAGGTTGGATGACGCAGCACTAAAACATAATCAAGATGTGAGGCTTGCCTGATGCAGGGAGACAGCACTTACAACTTGATTTAGGATAATGTTGCGTATTGGGCAGGGGGCATTACAAGTTGCTGGCTGGAAAGTAGTCTGCTATCTGGCCTGCAGCCAGTGCTAATGGAAAACTGCAACATTTAACAAGTGAAGATGAGACAATGGAACATATTTCAGAGCGTACAACATCTAAAGTTACTAAGCTACTGTTCAGATTTTGTATTGTGCTTGTGCTGAAGTGTGTTCTCAGTTTTGTTTACTTCTCTTGAACAAGGGTAATGAATTCATCAGAGACGTTTTTGAACTGGGACCACCAATGTTGGTTGATTCGGCTACGATGAAGGCCATGAAAATCTCTCGCTTTGAAAgggtatgtgtgtttgtatacacAAGCTATTCAAACCCTCCCTTTGTGGGGTTTTTGTAATATGTTGGCCATTTGCCATATTAAACATGCTGTGTATATAGTTGTTGGTTTTTTTCTTCCCCTAATGTGTATGaacttatatatatttttttttttgtgtgtctctgtcccaGCATCTCCACAATTCAGCTGCATTCAAGGCTCGGACCAAGGCTAGAAGCAAGTTCAGGGACAAGAGGGTGGATGTGGGtgaattttaacttttttttttttttttttttaatttttttcacacgtgtggggttgttttgttttttttgacttGAATAACCTATTTATCAGGCTTCCCTGCTTTTTAGATGAATTGTCATGACTGTTCACGTGATCCTCCCCCTGAAATCTCGTATCAAACACTCATCTTCTGTAGACTTGAAAGGTGGCTTTAACACGGATGTAGGCGAGTGTCTAATAGTCCAAAAATAGATTTTGGTTTAGAGTATAACTTTAATGTATCCACACATTAACAGTGGTGTTGTACATGTATAGTGTATATTTGTTCTCTCTTCCATGTTTATATTCATTATGTGGCCTTTTTGAAAATATGTAGTAAGTTATATAATTTAGCCAGCATATGTCTTTGCACCATGTAATCCTATTTAGTTAATAGCAGTGTCAAGACACATGTTGTGACTACCCCTCACCCATTTTGATGGATTTGTATTAAGTTGCACTACCTTGTTAACCCTCAGCAGGTTATTTCTGCAGAACCTCGGTGAATATTGTGTCTTTTTAGTATTGGGTATGTAATCAAAAGGGCAAGGATGGTGAAATAAACACTGAAACTGTGATGCTTATGTGTGtggggtttatttattttttatctttttttactTAACTGACTGAAATGGCACTAGGTTTTGGGGAAGTGATAGTGAAACTTCATTGGAAATCTCTTCCTCCCTTTCAACTTCTGGCAGATATATATATTAAGGTCATTTTGAGCGGGGGGgcagtaaaaatgttatttaaacatattgcaGAGAAAGTGAAAGACGTTGATGCCATGGTGACCGTGGCATTACAGTGAGGGTGTACTAAGCAGTACATCCTGCCTGTACCTTCCTACATAGACATGACACACTGTGATGGAACGCCTTTTGGTTATTTATACAAGTTTGTCAGTATTGAAACTATTCAGAGAGCATAGGAAATAATACAACATGCATTGCACACAGTTTGTTTATTCCTCCAGGTCCTACTCAAAGGCTGCTTTTATGTAACTGTAAAAATGGTCCATTACAGCAGTGAGTAGGCCTACTGCATGATAAAGGTAAATGTCACAAAGCTTCAAATGGTCCCATCACTTATGTTGGTGTGTTATTCAGGAGTTTGGCGCACATGTGGACATCCTGCAATTGATGCAGCAGCAATGTACCTCAGGTGAGGTTACCTTCAGGAGGAATCAGCAATGTGGTGCTGACACATTTGTCATGGCCTGGCTTTTAATCTTCTCCTGTAGGGTGGTCCCCTTTTCGTACAGATAAACTTCACGTGTatgtcatgttttcttttaaaaaaaacaaacaaaaaaccccatGTCCTTCAAACTAATTTCGCTTTtacaaggttgtttttttttttttttggaaggaGGAACATCTTCCCTGCAGACATTTCCACGTGGTTCGTTATTGTTCTCAAGTCAGTCTAATGCTTAAGATTAAGGTGTAGTTTAGTTAGAACATTTCCTAATTAATTGCTTCAGAGGAGACCCATTACCCAAATTTGCAGATTTTGAAAAGGTAATTTAtcctttattactttatttccCTTTATTCAGACTCGGCATGAgaaatgtctacagataaaatACCAATTCAAAATTTTCTGCTTTTGAACGGTTTGTCACAGAGTCTGAACCACTAATCTTCATCACCTCCCAGCCCTCCTTCATCAGACCCCAAAATTTGAAGGGAGATGCAAGAGAGAAAATGTGTCTGGGATTGACCGGCTGCTTGAGCCAAATGGCATGGTGGAAAGTTCTGCCCTGTCATTTCCCGTTTCTCTGACAAGAGACTATTGTCTCCTGCCATCAAATAGGAAGTTGCGTGTGGCCTATCTGCAAATCCCTGACCCTTCTGTGACCTGAGAGGCAGGGTCAACACAACCTCAGATTATTCATGAACCACTAAAACCCttgtaaaataaaagggaaTTTATCTTATACTCTTTCAATGTCTCTAACAGCAGATAGGTAATTGCATTTGTTACGCATATTCTTCTAACATTTTGGTCCCAGCAGGTTTATTCTGATAGAGGGAAAAACCTAAATTGCACTGGCAGTTATCGATTACACAAAGACTCCTTTACCTTTTTAATATGTGTAATTTAAATGCATTGGGAGGACAAATTTAAGCATGGCAGAACTGTAATTTTGAGGATTTGGGGCTTATAAGAAAGGGctttgaaaagagaaggaagacatggctggtagtattgtcttcaaacaGAGCTGCGAAACACCTCAGAgtactgaaggaagccatctgactgtgtgaggagcagctccttgatgtctgcaggcagagaaggcctagagctctcccttctgactggtccaccaataggagagaagttcaccccttgagacacagcccctcctcatttgcataatgaggcagaaatgcatacagaaatgtaaaaaggacaggcagaaataaataccatgggtgaaaataaatagggtagaaaatgcaacgcaagaataaaacagacaaaaatattaaaacacacacataaataaatacatttaaaaaagaagtaattaataaattaagttgaagattataacggacaataaataaataaggtaattaaaatagatatatacatttgtctccttgtataatttaattactacctacatttatttatttactttatatttttgtgtatttaatcggatgcttatttatttattgagcatttatttatttctgtatttatttctgactgtgtcaggatcggtcctccatagtaCTGTGCACTGCAGACCTTTTAACCACCAGAACAAGTGCTATAGACATTAACCCTGTGGACCTATTTGATGCTGGATTAACAtcataaaatgctaaaaaaaaacaaaaaaaacctcaaaCCAGACCAGCACGGACTGGTTCTCCAGATTTAGCCTGCTATTCCTATTTCCTATAACACGGTTGGACTCACAAATTTTATTCCACGCCTCTAATGTCAAATCCTGGCACCTATAACCTGCAATGCAAATAGATGGCAGACAGGTttgtgtgttatgctagtagcagctaatgtagcctcgagctgctagcctcaagcagagatgagttTCAGGTTCCAGAGTTCTGGTaaactcacttctttctaactgtTATATTcaccagtttttatttttattttcacacatgtaTAACCCACATTATAAAAACGGTGTCATGTGATGTCACTTTAGGCAAATCATCAGattttgcacattttcaagtggccttttattgtggtcaGCCTTtgacacacctgtgcaatacccatgctgtctgatcagcatcttgatatgccacacctatgaggtggatggattatctcggcaaaggagaagtgctcactaacacagattttgacatatttgtgaacaatatttgagagaaataggccttttgtgtacatagagatctttgagttcagctcatgatcaagtgttgcatttataattttgttcagtacaTATATCTATGCAGTAGGATTCCCcaacacctgtaaacacactttaatgtttaaaatctaTGGATTTGGTCACTTGGGCGCAGCAGAAACAAGATAAACCGGGTAAACCGAGTGTAAACACAACTCTGATAAGTAGCCTATTATTACGCCTTTTGAGGTGGTACGGCTAACTTGCTATCAAAcggttgcttatttacacattggATAGACAACgtgcaacattagcattcaaaTAGAGTTGTGTTTTTGGCCAGCCAATGTTCCccctcttttagctctgtttttctctccaccaactcctgaacAGAAATTGCccactttagctgctaaatgctccaccatctaatgctagttgctaactttgtccgTCTGCCGTTGATGCTGGGCAGGCAGTGTACAGGAGGTTTAGCAGAGCTTTTTGCCAAAAACATCATCCTGCATTTGGAATTGACGCTGATGAGAGTGGTgaaagtgaaccaaaacagcgACGTAAAACCACAATAATAAGCTGAAAATTGCTTATAGGCACTGTATAGCTGAGTGGATCATTCTCTGTGTTCATCATCCCTAGCAGcccctctcacatacacatatttaaTCCATTGTTAatctaaaaataattattagagcagctttaaaatCAGTGTTAACTTAAGAATGTAATACTTGCTATTAAAAACCATATTGTGTTGATTCACTGGATCAAAAACATTTCTCCAAGCATATAGGCCTATGGCTtctctgtaaataaacattatcATTTGATTAGATCCTCTCTATCTTTGGTACAGTCAGGCAGGTAGAAAGGAACGTGGAGAATGCTAATGGACAATTCATATTTCATCACCGTCTGTTGTTTGCAAAGAAAAACCATCAGTAAGCAATTAAGAGGGATAAATGAGCATCAAATGAGTCAATGGCGTGATAGGGTATCTTCATTTTAATCAATAATTAgtttcatttgtgtgtcattttgCACTCTTACTGGTTCAGCGACTTCTTCTGTGAGGTTTTGTTGTGTGCAAGTTGAGAAAACTGTGTGTGGAAACTGCAGTGTGCCTGAGGAGATATGGAACAAAGCAGAATAGTATATGTTTCTGTGGATGGAATTTGACTGGCGGTCGGTATATGGAAGAGCaaaacactgaaagaaaatACACTTGCACTTGCCCGGTGTACACCTGAAGTGATTGCTGCCATTGACTGTTtgatattactgttttggaaatgcGCTTTCTGTTTCAGCCAATTGAACCTTTCAAGGCGATCGATTTGAACTGGGGAGCCTTTATCATTTA
It encodes:
- the ifrd1 gene encoding interferon-related developmental regulator 1 is translated as MPRTKKKNGRGGQHGNVQPFSDEDASIETLSHCSSFSDTTSVADEGGEASEDTAQEDFQYKLKGFIDSTVDKSAKTRQGALDGLKTAMATRILYEFISERRMTITDSIERCLKKGKGEEQRAAASLACLLCIQLGSGIESEEVFKTLKPIFKNILADGSANIQARQAVATSLGLCTLVAEDDILDVHATMECFENLFTRSYARVDGTCSLISPQTSQLHTNALLSWALLLTICTANQLKDILRKHLPKLPRLLESEDVNMRIAAGETIALLFELARDMESDFEFDDWEELCDKLNMLATDCNKHRAKTDKRKQRSVFRDVLKAVEEGDFQSETIRFGTERMTIDSWVRKRTYDAFREFVGSGMNYHLQGNEFIRDVFELGPPMLVDSATMKAMKISRFERHLHNSAAFKARTKARSKFRDKRVDVGEF